One window of the Doryrhamphus excisus isolate RoL2022-K1 chromosome 10, RoL_Dexc_1.0, whole genome shotgun sequence genome contains the following:
- the LOC131136529 gene encoding histone-lysine N-methyltransferase ASH1L-like isoform X3 produces the protein MDQRMKGGTPPMTDSTLDASPAPEDLEQDQDKRKRMVEGEDSDCSRKEERRGKKREGDKGAVLELLIEGRCGGAGQQQLQICGKDSGCPDGNVRLRIGVQAKRTKKPPKILESYVCKPTIRTYQRQVRGGALPSRGGSNPDHANRESISGSDGVQTASKQTLPPQLSSSSSPASCPTASGSASAIASSGTKSAKQVPLKLATNADATSSGPPESVKKEKTPSIRDQPVPAGPKLSSPSTSTPCVDTPPEAGINKNHNGVVQTQKQKGLSNGRCSEENIGDSPKIKSGKHSGSPVPCVEPSTTPPSSSETQLCLPERDMSSQSPDADPSRYLSKDKKKERKIRKEKRKEKKSKGDGLDLARVKADSRKEGIKKKKKDKGKDGKWRHGKERPVSDHKGGEEPKTGEKAEKNKDKIRKEDTKWSGNGKGDQTPKGRPDGGDIRDNICTSVKEAEHQAPAGDDNKSKEKEVFSRSTVPPKQSVSSSAAPPLSPHSLQEQDSRPLKKRKARRPSWTKLVHRAQRAENQKDDSQASSSQAPNRQTDELTHLSPSPSPTTSVPVSVSVSSPVKPSSPKRNHSTLDPSPPSAPKSPATPTRRRGRPKSHCMIYDEPLRLSPEEIAFLGCDNVQPFPVSESSPKKRGRPRKQAMNPTEVTDPHPSPEKGNRQLKIRKLINERKKRKKRRLHKVINPGYPGNDGRRIKAAQNNPSACKSTESPIVPTLSALSSSFGAKLGPLINVSKRGTIYMGKRRGRKPKSQTAHLKPNSFTQSSLFGHPTETSFFMSQPAHPFPSPSLTHSSGAQSPYSEGSVTEPTSALVFPPPFSLPSPSSSCTSPRPLSCSSVSPFVKKSCPCQGRHHFPFHQSSCKLSSPPPTLHPTPGSPGHLKDPTPSPRSESHSEETLPSDSGIGTDNNSVCERADMRGARGVLRLGQRSGGILGGPKNPSLIESASHFLMSRHKSPVSNSTAMERHRHRHKRRDYSCPSSCACLCPCPGHNNKCPHSDFFPCLGHNTLKKQKNKHKKKHQQLLMQDPEFLSELEELIGQFSEVHIGRRAWARAELAQGLEGSGNALGGRRHHSSHSHRSNVFRINLNGFYSPHPPTFAANPAFPPQPFYPCQPVHCNRKPERRQCGCPSKFQDGIDNMGFYSSYPPATTLYHHLPGSYPIPSPHQYAPQQPHHAHFLLNPARFHRRRSRLLREGAFGGEVEGSGGYTSSLPCDCGRSEHKHKHRERPTEPNMDDEVALRDREGGEAVARESFSSAKSRLMMGQGGVKKCTRGTGGVLSKESPWLRENGSNSFSAASSASSLSERSRPASLFSVGLGSSHLSSFGGGWGGLSHGWTKPRGAEFPNSSWGSFSGHAGRTVPSDHEDYDEEDIHLNRKSPSPTHTNLFTSSAAAKGGRGLRSVVATRNLGGGRLWRTDQPAWTERRESGLQGDSRSRGQPRAVPTAHRADGKNKRRPGRPRKRPLTSALSPSAPPPDLSPNNNNNNNNNNNNKSDGVGVVSVQQVTDAELQAKRKRGRKRKHDASPCHQSGADQECCDALEETFGYTAASQPASQPASQPASQPASQPASQPVSIQRDERDDAPPRKTFLRAGLYSDDYKTTDLSRRLQVVKMASREAPVVWN, from the exons ATGGACCAGAGAATGAAGGGGGGTACCCCTCCGATGACGGACTCCACTCTGGATGCGTCCCCTGCACCTGAGGACTTGGAGCAGGACCAGGATAAACGAAAGCGGATGGTCGAGGGGGAGGATTCGGACTGTAGTAGGAAAGAGGAGCGACGAGGGAAAAAGAGAGAAGGGGACAAGGGGGCAGTACTGGAGTTGCTCATCGAGGGGCGCTGCGGAGGCGCAGGGCAGCAGCAGCTTCAGATATGTGGCAAAGACAGCGGCTGCCCCGACGGGAATGTGCGACTCCGCATCGGAGTCCAGGCCAAGCGCACCAAGAAGCCGCCCAAGATCTTGGAGAGCTACGTCTGCAAGCCCACCATCAGAACCTACCAGAGGCAGGTCCGAGGAGGGGCGCTCCCCAGCAGGGGCGGCTCTAATCCGGACCACGCCAACAGGGAGTCCATCTCAGGCTCGGACGGTGTGCAGACCGCATCCAAACAAACCCTGCCTCCGCAGTTATCATCGTCTTCATCGCCGGCGTCATGTCCTACAGCTTCCGGCTCAGCGTCAGCCATTGCCAGCTCAGGGACCAAGTCTGCCAAACAG GTTCCACTGAAACTGGCCACGAACGCAGACGCAACTTCAAGTGGTCCGCCTGAGAGCGTAAAGAAAGAGAAGACTCCAAGCATCCGTGACCAGCCGGTTCCTGCAGGACCTAAACTTTCCTCGCCTTCAACTTCCACGCCATGCGTAGACACGCCTCCTGAAGCGGGAATCAACAAGAACCACAATGGTGTGGTGCAGACCCAGAAGCAGAAAGGGCTTTCCAATGGGAGATGCTCTGAAGAAAACATCGGAGATAGCCCAAAAATCAAATCCGGGAAACACAGCGGCTCTCCAGTTCCTTGCGTGGAACCATCCACAACACCTCCAAGCTCCTCTGAAACTCAGCTCTGTTTGCCCGAAAGGGATATGTCTTCTCAGTCACCGGATGCGGATCCTTCACGATATCTCTCcaaagacaaaaagaaagagCGGAAGATAAGGAAAGAGAAACGGAAGGAGAAAAAATCAAAGGGAGATGGACTGGACCTAGCAAGAGTGAAGGCTGACAGTCGAAAGGAAGgaataaaaaagaagaaaaaagacaaaggaaaagatgGCAAATGGAGACATGGGAAGGAGCGACCGGTGTCTGACCATAAAGGTGGTGAGGAACCAAAGACTGGAGAAAAAGCTGAGAAAAACAAGGACAAGATCAGGAAAGAGGATACCAAATGGAGCGGCAACGGTAAAGGAGATCAAACACCTAAAGGCAGACCAGATGGTGGGGATATCAGAGATAATATTTGCACGTCGGTCAAAGAAGCTGAGCACCAAGCCCCGGCAGGCGATGACAATAAGTCAAAAGAGAAGGAGGTCTTCAGCCGGTCAACGGTACCGCCAAAACAATCCGTGTCTTCGTCCGCTGCGCCTCCTCTTTCTCCCCATTCCTTGCAAGAGCAAGACAGCAGACCGCTGAAGAAACGTAAAGCTCGACGTCCCAGCTGGACAAAGTTGGTGCATCGGGCTCAGAGGGCGGAAAATCAGAAAGATGATTCTCAAGCTAGTTCCTCCCAGGCACCTAATCGGCAAACTGATGAGCTGACTCATTTGTCTCCTTCTCCGTCCCCGACCACCAGCGTtcctgtgtctgtgtctgtgtcttcTCCGGTCAAACCATCATCCCCGAAACGGAATCATTCCACATTAGACCCCAGCCCGCCTTCCGCCCCGAAAAGCCCTGCGACCCCTACCAGAAGAAGAGGCCGCCCCAAATCCCACTGCATGATCTACGATGAACCTCTTCGACTTTCACCCGAGGAAATCGCCTTTTTGGGGTGTGACAATGTTCAACCGTTCCCGGTCTCGGAGTCCAGCCCGAAAAAACGCGGTCGTCCTCGCAAACAAGCTATGAATCCCACAGAAGTCACAGATCCTCACCCTTCTCCCGAAAAGGGAAACAGGCAGCTAAAGATCAGGAAGCTCATCAACGAgaggaagaaaaggaagaagaggCGGCTCCACAAGGTAATAAATCCCGGCTATCCCGGGAATGACGGCAGGAGAATTAAAGCTGCACAGAACAATCCAAGCGCATGCAAGTCGACCGAGTCTCCGATCGTGCCCACGCTCTCCGCCCTGTCCTCCTCCTTCGGGGCCAAGCTGGGGCCTCTCATCAACGTGAGCAAGAGAGGAACCATCTACATGGGGAAGAGGCGAGGACGCAAGCCCAAATCCCAAACGGCTCATCTGAAACCCAACAGCTTCACTCAGTCGTCTTTGTTCGGCCATCCCACAGAAACATCTTTCTTCATGTCTCAGCCCGCCCACCCCTTCCCCTCCCCGTCCCTTACCCACTCCAGTGGGGCCCAGAGTCCTTATAGCGAAGGAAGTGTCACCGAGCCAACATCCGCTCTGGTTTTTCCTCCCCCGTTCTCGCTCCCGTCGCCATCTTCCTCCTGCACGTCACCCCGCCCCCTGTCCTGCTCCTCCGTCTCCCCCTTTGTGAAGAAGAGTTGCCCATGCCAGGGCAGGCACCACTTCCCTTTTCACCAGTCGTCATGTAAGCTTTCTTCGCCCCCGCCTACGCTGCATCCGACTCCCGGGTCCCCGGGCCACTTAAAAGACCCGACCCCCTCCCCCAGGAGTGAatctcacagcgaggagacattGCCCAGCGATAGCGGGATCGGAACCGATAACAACAGTGTCTGCGAGCGAGCAGACATGAGGGGGGCGAGAGGCGTCCTCCGGTTGGGGCAAAGGTCCGGGGGAATTCTTGGCGGTCCGAAAAATCCTTCTCTTATCGAGAGCGCCTCTCATTTTCTGATGTCCAGACACAAGAGTCCGGTCAGCAACTCAACAGCCATGGAGCGACACCGACATCGGCACAAGCGGAGGGATTACAGCTGCCCCTCTTCCTGCGCCTGCTTGTGCCCCTGCCCCGGGCACAACAACAAGTGCCCCCATTCCGATTTCTTCCCTTGCCTTGGTCACAACACACTGaagaaacagaaaaataaacacaaaaagaaacacCAGCAGCTACTCATGCAGGACCCGGAGTTTCTGTCGGAACTGGAAGAGCTCATCGGTCAATTCAGCGAAGTCCACATCGGTCGGAGAGCCTGGGCTCGAGCGGAGCTGGCACAGGGTTTGGAGGGGAGCGGGAACGCGCTCGGGGGCAGGCGGCATCACTCCTCGCACTCTCACCGCTCCAACGTCTTCAGGATCAATCTGAACGGCTTCTATTCGCCTCACCCTCCCACCTTTGCCGCCAATCCCGCCTTCCCCCCCCAGCCGTTCTACCCCTGCCAGCCCGTGCATTGCAACAGGAAGCCGGAGCGCCGGCAGTGCGGCTGTCCGTCAAAGTTCCAGGACGGCATCGACAACATGGGATTCTACAGCAGCTACCCGCCAGCCACGACGCTGTACCACCACCTTCCCGGCTCGTACCCAATTCCCTCTCCTCACCAGTACGCCCCGCAACAGCCGCACCACGCCCACTTCCTACTCAACCCCGCCAGGTTCCACAGGCGGAGGAGCAGGCTGCTGAGGGAGGGAGCTTTCGGAGGGGAGGTGGAAGGAAGCGGAGGGTACACGTCGAGCCTCCCGTGTGACTGCGGGCGGAGCgaacacaaacataaacacaggGAGAGGCCCACTGAACCAAACATGGACGACGAGGTGGCGTTACGTGATCGTGAGGGCGGCGAAGCGGTGGCGAGAGAGAGCTTCTCCAGTGCAAAGTCTCGGTTGATGATGGGACAAGGAGGCGTGAAGAAGTGCACGAGAGGAACGGGCGGCGTTCTGTCCAAAGAGTCACCTTGGCTACGTGAGAACGGAAGCAATTCCTTCTCCGCCGCATCATCGGCATCATCTTTGTCAGAGAGATCCAGACCCGCGTCTCTTTTCTCCGTGGGACTGGGCTCCTCTCACTTGTCTTCATTCGGGGGAGGGTGGGGCGGACTGAGCCACGGTTGGACAAAGCCCAGGGGTGCAGAGTTCCCAAACTCCAGCTGGGGGTCCTTCAGTGGACACGCAGGCCGAACGGTCCCGTCGGACCATGAGGACTATGACGAGGAAGATATTCACCTGAACAGGAAGTCCCCATCCCCAACGCACACCAACTTGTTCACATCCTCGGCCGCGGCGAAAGGAGGGCGTGGCTTGAGGAGCGTGGTAGCCACCAGGAACCTGGGGGGAGGTAGGTTATGGAGGACGGACCAGCCGGCTTGGACCGAGAGGAGAGAATCAG GCTTACAAGGTGACTCGAGAAGCCGCGGGCAGCCCCGAGCGGTGCCAACAGCACACAGAGCGGATGGCAAAAACAAAAGGCGACCGGGACGACCCAGGAAACGCCCTCTGACCTCCGCTTTGTCCCCGTCGGCGCCGCCACCCGACCTCtcgcctaataataataataataataataataataataataataaaagcgaTGGAGTGGGCGTCGTCTCGGTGCAGCAGGTGACGGATGCAGAGCTTCAGGCCAAGAGGAAGCGAGGACGGAAGAGAAAACATGACGCGTCTCCCTGTCACCAGAG CGGCGCAGACCAGGAGTGTTGCGACGCACTCGAGGAAACTTTCGGCTATACGGCCGCATCGCAGCCCGCATCGCAGCCCGCATCGCAGCCCGCATCGCAGCCCGCATCGCAGCCCGCATCGCAGCCGGTCAGCATCCAAAGAGACGAGCGGGACGACGCCCCTCCAAGGAAGACCTTTTTGAGGGCGGGGCTCTACTCGGACGATTACAAAACCACAGA TCTTTCCAGGaggctccaggtggtgaagatggcttcccGGGAGGCACCCgtggtctggaactga
- the LOC131136529 gene encoding histone-lysine N-methyltransferase ASH1L-like isoform X4 produces MDQRMKGGTPPMTDSTLDASPAPEDLEQDQDKRKRMVEGEDSDCSRKEERRGKKREGDKGAVLELLIEGRCGGAGQQQLQICGKDSGCPDGNVRLRIGVQAKRTKKPPKILESYVCKPTIRTYQRQVRGGALPSRGGSNPDHANRESISGSDGVQTASKQTLPPQLSSSSSPASCPTASGSASAIASSGTKSAKQVPLKLATNADATSSGPPESVKKEKTPSIRDQPVPAGPKLSSPSTSTPCVDTPPEAGINKNHNGVVQTQKQKGLSNGRCSEENIGDSPKIKSGKHSGSPVPCVEPSTTPPSSSETQLCLPERDMSSQSPDADPSRYLSKDKKKERKIRKEKRKEKKSKGDGLDLARVKADSRKEGIKKKKKDKGKDGKWRHGKERPVSDHKGGEEPKTGEKAEKNKDKIRKEDTKWSGNGKGDQTPKGRPDGGDIRDNICTSVKEAEHQAPAGDDNKSKEKEVFSRSTVPPKQSVSSSAAPPLSPHSLQEQDSRPLKKRKARRPSWTKLVHRAQRAENQKDDSQASSSQAPNRQTDELTHLSPSPSPTTSVPVSVSVSSPVKPSSPKRNHSTLDPSPPSAPKSPATPTRRRGRPKSHCMIYDEPLRLSPEEIAFLGCDNVQPFPVSESSPKKRGRPRKQAMNPTEVTDPHPSPEKGNRQLKIRKLINERKKRKKRRLHKVINPGYPGNDGRRIKAAQNNPSACKSTESPIVPTLSALSSSFGAKLGPLINVSKRGTIYMGKRRGRKPKSQTAHLKPNSFTQSSLFGHPTETSFFMSQPAHPFPSPSLTHSSGAQSPYSEGSVTEPTSALVFPPPFSLPSPSSSCTSPRPLSCSSVSPFVKKSCPCQGRHHFPFHQSSCKLSSPPPTLHPTPGSPGHLKDPTPSPRSESHSEETLPSDSGIGTDNNSVCERADMRGARGVLRLGQRSGGILGGPKNPSLIESASHFLMSRHKSPVSNSTAMERHRHRHKRRDYSCPSSCACLCPCPGHNNKCPHSDFFPCLGHNTLKKQKNKHKKKHQQLLMQDPEFLSELEELIGQFSEVHIGRRAWARAELAQGLEGSGNALGGRRHHSSHSHRSNVFRINLNGFYSPHPPTFAANPAFPPQPFYPCQPVHCNRKPERRQCGCPSKFQDGIDNMGFYSSYPPATTLYHHLPGSYPIPSPHQYAPQQPHHAHFLLNPARFHRRRSRLLREGAFGGEVEGSGGYTSSLPCDCGRSEHKHKHRERPTEPNMDDEVALRDREGGEAVARESFSSAKSRLMMGQGGVKKCTRGTGGVLSKESPWLRENGSNSFSAASSASSLSERSRPASLFSVGLGSSHLSSFGGGWGGLSHGWTKPRGAEFPNSSWGSFSGHAGRTVPSDHEDYDEEDIHLNRKSPSPTHTNLFTSSAAAKGGRGLRSVVATRNLGGGRLWRTDQPAWTERRESAAQTRSVATHSRKLSAIRPHRSPHRSPHRSPHRSPHRSPHRSRSASKETSGTTPLQGRPF; encoded by the exons ATGGACCAGAGAATGAAGGGGGGTACCCCTCCGATGACGGACTCCACTCTGGATGCGTCCCCTGCACCTGAGGACTTGGAGCAGGACCAGGATAAACGAAAGCGGATGGTCGAGGGGGAGGATTCGGACTGTAGTAGGAAAGAGGAGCGACGAGGGAAAAAGAGAGAAGGGGACAAGGGGGCAGTACTGGAGTTGCTCATCGAGGGGCGCTGCGGAGGCGCAGGGCAGCAGCAGCTTCAGATATGTGGCAAAGACAGCGGCTGCCCCGACGGGAATGTGCGACTCCGCATCGGAGTCCAGGCCAAGCGCACCAAGAAGCCGCCCAAGATCTTGGAGAGCTACGTCTGCAAGCCCACCATCAGAACCTACCAGAGGCAGGTCCGAGGAGGGGCGCTCCCCAGCAGGGGCGGCTCTAATCCGGACCACGCCAACAGGGAGTCCATCTCAGGCTCGGACGGTGTGCAGACCGCATCCAAACAAACCCTGCCTCCGCAGTTATCATCGTCTTCATCGCCGGCGTCATGTCCTACAGCTTCCGGCTCAGCGTCAGCCATTGCCAGCTCAGGGACCAAGTCTGCCAAACAG GTTCCACTGAAACTGGCCACGAACGCAGACGCAACTTCAAGTGGTCCGCCTGAGAGCGTAAAGAAAGAGAAGACTCCAAGCATCCGTGACCAGCCGGTTCCTGCAGGACCTAAACTTTCCTCGCCTTCAACTTCCACGCCATGCGTAGACACGCCTCCTGAAGCGGGAATCAACAAGAACCACAATGGTGTGGTGCAGACCCAGAAGCAGAAAGGGCTTTCCAATGGGAGATGCTCTGAAGAAAACATCGGAGATAGCCCAAAAATCAAATCCGGGAAACACAGCGGCTCTCCAGTTCCTTGCGTGGAACCATCCACAACACCTCCAAGCTCCTCTGAAACTCAGCTCTGTTTGCCCGAAAGGGATATGTCTTCTCAGTCACCGGATGCGGATCCTTCACGATATCTCTCcaaagacaaaaagaaagagCGGAAGATAAGGAAAGAGAAACGGAAGGAGAAAAAATCAAAGGGAGATGGACTGGACCTAGCAAGAGTGAAGGCTGACAGTCGAAAGGAAGgaataaaaaagaagaaaaaagacaaaggaaaagatgGCAAATGGAGACATGGGAAGGAGCGACCGGTGTCTGACCATAAAGGTGGTGAGGAACCAAAGACTGGAGAAAAAGCTGAGAAAAACAAGGACAAGATCAGGAAAGAGGATACCAAATGGAGCGGCAACGGTAAAGGAGATCAAACACCTAAAGGCAGACCAGATGGTGGGGATATCAGAGATAATATTTGCACGTCGGTCAAAGAAGCTGAGCACCAAGCCCCGGCAGGCGATGACAATAAGTCAAAAGAGAAGGAGGTCTTCAGCCGGTCAACGGTACCGCCAAAACAATCCGTGTCTTCGTCCGCTGCGCCTCCTCTTTCTCCCCATTCCTTGCAAGAGCAAGACAGCAGACCGCTGAAGAAACGTAAAGCTCGACGTCCCAGCTGGACAAAGTTGGTGCATCGGGCTCAGAGGGCGGAAAATCAGAAAGATGATTCTCAAGCTAGTTCCTCCCAGGCACCTAATCGGCAAACTGATGAGCTGACTCATTTGTCTCCTTCTCCGTCCCCGACCACCAGCGTtcctgtgtctgtgtctgtgtcttcTCCGGTCAAACCATCATCCCCGAAACGGAATCATTCCACATTAGACCCCAGCCCGCCTTCCGCCCCGAAAAGCCCTGCGACCCCTACCAGAAGAAGAGGCCGCCCCAAATCCCACTGCATGATCTACGATGAACCTCTTCGACTTTCACCCGAGGAAATCGCCTTTTTGGGGTGTGACAATGTTCAACCGTTCCCGGTCTCGGAGTCCAGCCCGAAAAAACGCGGTCGTCCTCGCAAACAAGCTATGAATCCCACAGAAGTCACAGATCCTCACCCTTCTCCCGAAAAGGGAAACAGGCAGCTAAAGATCAGGAAGCTCATCAACGAgaggaagaaaaggaagaagaggCGGCTCCACAAGGTAATAAATCCCGGCTATCCCGGGAATGACGGCAGGAGAATTAAAGCTGCACAGAACAATCCAAGCGCATGCAAGTCGACCGAGTCTCCGATCGTGCCCACGCTCTCCGCCCTGTCCTCCTCCTTCGGGGCCAAGCTGGGGCCTCTCATCAACGTGAGCAAGAGAGGAACCATCTACATGGGGAAGAGGCGAGGACGCAAGCCCAAATCCCAAACGGCTCATCTGAAACCCAACAGCTTCACTCAGTCGTCTTTGTTCGGCCATCCCACAGAAACATCTTTCTTCATGTCTCAGCCCGCCCACCCCTTCCCCTCCCCGTCCCTTACCCACTCCAGTGGGGCCCAGAGTCCTTATAGCGAAGGAAGTGTCACCGAGCCAACATCCGCTCTGGTTTTTCCTCCCCCGTTCTCGCTCCCGTCGCCATCTTCCTCCTGCACGTCACCCCGCCCCCTGTCCTGCTCCTCCGTCTCCCCCTTTGTGAAGAAGAGTTGCCCATGCCAGGGCAGGCACCACTTCCCTTTTCACCAGTCGTCATGTAAGCTTTCTTCGCCCCCGCCTACGCTGCATCCGACTCCCGGGTCCCCGGGCCACTTAAAAGACCCGACCCCCTCCCCCAGGAGTGAatctcacagcgaggagacattGCCCAGCGATAGCGGGATCGGAACCGATAACAACAGTGTCTGCGAGCGAGCAGACATGAGGGGGGCGAGAGGCGTCCTCCGGTTGGGGCAAAGGTCCGGGGGAATTCTTGGCGGTCCGAAAAATCCTTCTCTTATCGAGAGCGCCTCTCATTTTCTGATGTCCAGACACAAGAGTCCGGTCAGCAACTCAACAGCCATGGAGCGACACCGACATCGGCACAAGCGGAGGGATTACAGCTGCCCCTCTTCCTGCGCCTGCTTGTGCCCCTGCCCCGGGCACAACAACAAGTGCCCCCATTCCGATTTCTTCCCTTGCCTTGGTCACAACACACTGaagaaacagaaaaataaacacaaaaagaaacacCAGCAGCTACTCATGCAGGACCCGGAGTTTCTGTCGGAACTGGAAGAGCTCATCGGTCAATTCAGCGAAGTCCACATCGGTCGGAGAGCCTGGGCTCGAGCGGAGCTGGCACAGGGTTTGGAGGGGAGCGGGAACGCGCTCGGGGGCAGGCGGCATCACTCCTCGCACTCTCACCGCTCCAACGTCTTCAGGATCAATCTGAACGGCTTCTATTCGCCTCACCCTCCCACCTTTGCCGCCAATCCCGCCTTCCCCCCCCAGCCGTTCTACCCCTGCCAGCCCGTGCATTGCAACAGGAAGCCGGAGCGCCGGCAGTGCGGCTGTCCGTCAAAGTTCCAGGACGGCATCGACAACATGGGATTCTACAGCAGCTACCCGCCAGCCACGACGCTGTACCACCACCTTCCCGGCTCGTACCCAATTCCCTCTCCTCACCAGTACGCCCCGCAACAGCCGCACCACGCCCACTTCCTACTCAACCCCGCCAGGTTCCACAGGCGGAGGAGCAGGCTGCTGAGGGAGGGAGCTTTCGGAGGGGAGGTGGAAGGAAGCGGAGGGTACACGTCGAGCCTCCCGTGTGACTGCGGGCGGAGCgaacacaaacataaacacaggGAGAGGCCCACTGAACCAAACATGGACGACGAGGTGGCGTTACGTGATCGTGAGGGCGGCGAAGCGGTGGCGAGAGAGAGCTTCTCCAGTGCAAAGTCTCGGTTGATGATGGGACAAGGAGGCGTGAAGAAGTGCACGAGAGGAACGGGCGGCGTTCTGTCCAAAGAGTCACCTTGGCTACGTGAGAACGGAAGCAATTCCTTCTCCGCCGCATCATCGGCATCATCTTTGTCAGAGAGATCCAGACCCGCGTCTCTTTTCTCCGTGGGACTGGGCTCCTCTCACTTGTCTTCATTCGGGGGAGGGTGGGGCGGACTGAGCCACGGTTGGACAAAGCCCAGGGGTGCAGAGTTCCCAAACTCCAGCTGGGGGTCCTTCAGTGGACACGCAGGCCGAACGGTCCCGTCGGACCATGAGGACTATGACGAGGAAGATATTCACCTGAACAGGAAGTCCCCATCCCCAACGCACACCAACTTGTTCACATCCTCGGCCGCGGCGAAAGGAGGGCGTGGCTTGAGGAGCGTGGTAGCCACCAGGAACCTGGGGGGAGGTAGGTTATGGAGGACGGACCAGCCGGCTTGGACCGAGAGGAGAGAATCAG CGGCGCAGACCAGGAGTGTTGCGACGCACTCGAGGAAACTTTCGGCTATACGGCCGCATCGCAGCCCGCATCGCAGCCCGCATCGCAGCCCGCATCGCAGCCCGCATCGCAGCCCGCATCGCAGCCGGTCAGCATCCAAAGAGACGAGCGGGACGACGCCCCTCCAAGGAAGACCTTTTTGA